In one Candidatus Cloacimonadota bacterium genomic region, the following are encoded:
- a CDS encoding L-threonine 3-dehydrogenase, translating into MQKVLVTGAVGQIGSELTMELRKIYGNNNVVAGFRKTQPGEKLKESGPCELVDCTDVEQVNDVVKKYDVDTIYHLAAILSAVAEAKPNLAWNVNINGLYNVLEVAREYGCAVFTPSSIGAFGESTPLDNTPQDTIQRPGTMYGVTKVAGELLCDYYFKRFGVDTRGVRYPGIISNETLPGGGTTDYAVEIYYEAIKKKKYTCNLGKGTFLDMMYMPDAIKGAIDLMEADPAKLKHRNAFNVTAMSFDPEMIAASIKKVIPEFVLEYDVDPVRQAIANSWPNSMDDSAAREEWGWSPKYDLEAMTKDMIEVLSKKLK; encoded by the coding sequence ATGCAAAAGGTCCTTGTTACCGGAGCTGTCGGTCAAATTGGCTCTGAACTTACAATGGAATTACGGAAAATTTATGGTAATAACAATGTCGTTGCAGGTTTTCGCAAAACGCAGCCCGGAGAGAAACTGAAAGAATCCGGACCTTGCGAGCTGGTCGACTGCACGGACGTAGAGCAGGTGAACGATGTCGTTAAAAAGTATGATGTCGATACGATCTATCATCTCGCTGCGATCCTGTCTGCCGTAGCGGAAGCAAAGCCAAACCTCGCATGGAACGTGAATATCAATGGTCTGTACAATGTACTTGAAGTTGCCAGAGAATATGGATGCGCAGTTTTTACACCCAGCTCAATCGGTGCATTTGGAGAATCAACCCCTCTCGATAATACTCCACAGGATACGATCCAGAGACCAGGTACGATGTACGGTGTAACAAAGGTTGCCGGAGAACTGCTCTGCGATTATTATTTTAAAAGATTCGGCGTCGATACACGCGGTGTGAGATATCCCGGAATTATCTCGAACGAAACCCTTCCGGGAGGAGGAACAACTGATTATGCGGTCGAGATCTATTATGAAGCGATCAAGAAAAAAAAATATACATGTAATCTCGGCAAGGGAACGTTCCTCGATATGATGTATATGCCCGATGCGATCAAGGGAGCGATCGACCTCATGGAAGCAGATCCTGCAAAACTCAAACACAGAAACGCATTCAATGTTACCGCAATGAGCTTTGATCCGGAAATGATCGCAGCTTCGATCAAAAAGGTAATACCGGAATTTGTATTAGAATATGATGTCGATCCTGTCCGGCAGGCAATTGCGAATTCATGGCCTAATTCAATGGACGATTCCGCAGCTCGCGAAGAATGGGGATGGAGTCCAAAGTACGATCTCGAAGCTATGACCAAAGATATGATCGAAGTCTTATCTAAAAAATTAAAATAA
- a CDS encoding CvpA family protein produces the protein MDIINIFALGILLVFGGFGFVSGFIKGSARLIGWIVALILAIKLGPASSVFFQTVFHFSPKTSNILGGIVVFLLVMVIIAIIVKVLRRMIQALHLSFLDRLLGFILGCFQAMILIFLLCLVIQLVPLSKAARTTALNAPFVEWSNEKIARILEATKLDSQIRENAYYQELLKLQYKLQKDVTDSISPLS, from the coding sequence ATGGATATTATTAATATCTTTGCCCTCGGAATTTTACTTGTTTTCGGGGGCTTTGGTTTTGTATCAGGATTTATCAAGGGGAGTGCCCGTCTCATCGGCTGGATCGTTGCACTTATTCTTGCGATCAAGCTCGGTCCCGCATCGTCGGTATTTTTTCAAACTGTGTTTCATTTTTCTCCAAAAACATCAAACATTCTCGGCGGCATTGTCGTTTTCCTTCTTGTAATGGTCATCATCGCGATCATTGTAAAAGTTCTCAGAAGAATGATACAAGCGCTTCATCTAAGTTTTCTCGACCGTCTTCTTGGCTTTATCCTCGGATGCTTTCAGGCAATGATCCTGATTTTCCTACTTTGCCTTGTTATTCAGCTTGTCCCTCTTTCAAAAGCTGCACGAACGACAGCTCTCAATGCCCCTTTCGTTGAATGGAGTAACGAAAAGATCGCCCGGATCCTCGAAGCGACAAAACTCGATTCCCAGATACGGGAAAACGCTTACTACCAGGAACTTCTTAAGCTACAATATAAACTTCAAAAAGACGTTACAGACTCAATTTCACCCCTTTCATGA
- a CDS encoding DNA primase: protein MRYDQNLLDDIRSANSIVDVIGEYVPLKRSGANYMAPCPFHNETKPSFMVSPRLQIFKCFGCGKGGNVFTFLMEYEKINFNEAVRKLAERVGIALPVYQEQSKEEKSLYNSLYGIYESALRFYHTNLTGKDNAGLAYLKSRNISEKDIKVFKLGLAPGSPNSLQNHLKKKGYSDNILNKSGLFTTSNGALRDKFFNRIMFPVYSSDGKVIAFGSRIYKEGDDRGAKYLNSPETPIYQKRKHLYGLYQSKDTIIKHDAAILVEGNLDLIKLWHHGFTNVIASLGTSLTEEQVKLLSRYTKNIYIMYDGDGAGKESAARAISICLSQSIFPKMIILPDDTDPDDFLETHGAGALRDYIDDARSFYNFLYQMRNAGKSLDNKKKALNNVIECLDLIESPVQKELYIQETANLFGVSETNIFKALQALQKKSWKPRTPLTLHVDPDQEEKDFIRIILAHPERCEEYFDDIEIDYFSNPLLKKLFAYIKQEKSRDNLSEKGAKLLDLFNPKDSDFISDLLFNELPFSRNTFEKMLIGLQIRKLNVDLITLNEYIIKHPDNEEKINEKKAVKHKINQLKKDFKGGTVKKLLS from the coding sequence ATGCGATACGATCAAAACCTTCTCGATGATATACGCTCAGCTAACAGCATTGTAGATGTGATCGGAGAATATGTGCCCCTGAAGCGCAGCGGTGCAAACTACATGGCTCCCTGCCCTTTTCATAACGAGACCAAACCCTCTTTTATGGTTTCTCCCCGCCTGCAGATCTTCAAATGCTTCGGATGTGGCAAAGGCGGAAATGTCTTCACCTTCTTGATGGAATACGAAAAGATAAACTTCAATGAAGCAGTACGGAAGCTTGCTGAAAGGGTCGGTATTGCGCTGCCCGTTTACCAGGAACAATCGAAAGAAGAAAAAAGTCTCTATAATTCTCTTTACGGTATATACGAATCTGCACTTCGCTTTTATCATACAAATCTTACCGGAAAAGACAATGCGGGGCTCGCATATCTGAAATCAAGAAATATTTCAGAAAAAGATATTAAGGTTTTCAAACTCGGTCTTGCGCCAGGCTCACCAAATTCGCTCCAAAACCACCTGAAAAAGAAAGGTTATTCCGATAACATCCTCAATAAAAGCGGCTTGTTCACAACGTCAAATGGAGCGTTGCGGGATAAATTCTTTAACCGCATCATGTTTCCCGTTTACAGTTCTGACGGAAAAGTCATTGCTTTTGGCAGCCGCATCTATAAAGAAGGTGATGATCGCGGAGCAAAATATCTGAATTCTCCGGAAACACCCATCTACCAGAAACGCAAGCATCTTTATGGACTATATCAATCAAAGGATACGATCATAAAACATGACGCTGCCATCCTTGTTGAAGGAAACCTCGACCTGATCAAACTCTGGCATCATGGTTTTACAAATGTTATTGCCAGTCTCGGAACCTCGCTTACAGAAGAACAGGTAAAGCTTCTATCACGATATACGAAAAACATCTATATCATGTATGACGGAGACGGTGCTGGTAAGGAATCAGCCGCACGAGCGATCTCAATCTGTCTATCGCAATCTATCTTTCCAAAGATGATCATCCTTCCTGATGATACAGATCCGGATGATTTCCTGGAAACACATGGCGCTGGCGCGCTTCGTGATTATATCGATGATGCTCGGTCATTTTATAATTTTTTATATCAAATGCGCAATGCCGGTAAAAGTCTCGACAACAAGAAAAAGGCGCTGAATAATGTTATTGAGTGTCTTGATCTCATTGAAAGTCCCGTGCAAAAAGAACTCTATATACAGGAGACAGCAAATCTTTTCGGGGTTAGTGAAACTAATATTTTCAAGGCATTGCAGGCGTTGCAGAAAAAATCCTGGAAACCAAGAACACCTCTTACTCTCCATGTCGATCCTGATCAGGAAGAAAAGGATTTTATACGTATTATCCTGGCTCATCCGGAACGATGTGAAGAATATTTCGATGATATCGAGATCGATTATTTCTCAAACCCCCTCCTGAAAAAACTATTTGCATATATAAAACAAGAGAAAAGTCGTGATAATCTCTCCGAAAAAGGCGCGAAGCTTCTGGACCTTTTTAATCCCAAAGATTCTGATTTTATTTCCGATCTCCTGTTCAACGAACTGCCCTTCTCCCGGAACACCTTCGAAAAAATGCTGATCGGGCTGCAAATTAGAAAGTTAAATGTTGACTTAATTACGCTTAATGAATATATTATAAAACATCCTGATAATGAAGAAAAAATCAATGAGAAAAAGGCAGTTAAGCATAAAATTAATCAATTAAAGAAGGATTTCAAAGGCGGTACGGTAAAGAAACTTTTGAGTTAA
- a CDS encoding UDP-N-acetylmuramoyl-L-alanyl-D-glutamate--2,6-diaminopimelate ligase, translating into MTLKELLQNSGDYELLRGSTGLDIAKICVDSRSAEKGYLFVAIKGVDVDGHEFIEKAVENGVGAIMLEDETFMPAEVSVPVLKVKNSRKALAHLAAAFYGFPARKLIVIGVTGTDGKTTTSTLIHHILNEAGHKTGLITSINAVIGDRILETGFHTTTPDALSLQKYLAEMVDAGSEYAVIETSSHGLAQYRVEACEYDIAALTNITSEHLDYHRSREEYIQVKAHLFELLSLSSKKNDIPKISILNKDDPSYENFHKHQADMHISFGIKKNADYKAEDVMQNEKLRFSVHATGKTLRIESPLLGTYNVYNILAAIAVARSQNISWDVIVRAVSSLRTIKGRMENVLHKQGNFMVIIDFAHTANALEQALLATRSFTKGKIHVVFGSAGLRDVQKRREMGKVAGRFADRIYITTEDPRTESIDDIIQEIAAGCIQEGRKEGIDFFKIPDREKAIEKAIISAHNGDTVITCGKAHETTMCYGIEETPWSEYDAAQKALKKRALILTEKKGQKKE; encoded by the coding sequence ATGACGCTCAAAGAACTTTTACAGAATAGTGGTGATTACGAGCTTCTACGGGGTTCAACAGGTTTAGATATTGCGAAAATTTGTGTTGATTCAAGAAGCGCTGAGAAGGGATATCTTTTTGTTGCAATAAAAGGTGTTGATGTTGACGGACACGAATTCATCGAGAAAGCAGTAGAAAATGGAGTGGGTGCAATCATGCTTGAAGATGAGACTTTTATGCCAGCAGAAGTTTCTGTCCCTGTTTTAAAAGTAAAGAATTCACGCAAAGCACTTGCTCATCTTGCAGCAGCATTTTACGGCTTCCCGGCACGTAAACTCATCGTAATCGGCGTTACCGGTACAGACGGCAAAACAACTACTTCTACGCTCATTCATCACATACTCAACGAAGCCGGACACAAAACAGGACTGATCACCTCGATCAATGCTGTTATCGGGGACCGCATTCTGGAAACGGGATTTCATACCACAACACCCGATGCTCTATCTCTTCAGAAGTATTTAGCAGAAATGGTCGATGCCGGATCGGAATATGCAGTCATCGAAACCTCATCACATGGACTTGCTCAGTATCGAGTGGAAGCATGTGAATATGATATCGCAGCTTTGACGAACATAACATCTGAACATCTCGATTATCACCGATCGAGAGAGGAATATATACAAGTAAAAGCTCATCTATTTGAGCTTCTTTCTTTATCATCTAAAAAGAACGACATTCCTAAAATAAGCATACTCAACAAAGATGATCCATCCTACGAAAATTTTCACAAACATCAAGCAGATATGCATATTTCATTCGGCATAAAGAAGAATGCCGATTATAAGGCAGAAGATGTTATGCAGAACGAAAAACTCCGTTTTAGTGTTCATGCGACAGGAAAGACATTAAGGATTGAAAGCCCACTTTTGGGAACATATAATGTGTATAATATTCTCGCAGCAATTGCGGTTGCCCGTTCACAGAACATATCCTGGGATGTTATTGTCAGAGCAGTTTCCTCGTTACGCACCATCAAAGGGAGAATGGAAAATGTTCTACACAAACAGGGCAATTTTATGGTTATCATCGATTTTGCCCATACAGCAAATGCCCTTGAGCAGGCACTTCTTGCAACCCGATCGTTTACAAAAGGGAAGATTCACGTTGTGTTTGGCAGTGCGGGGCTACGAGATGTTCAAAAAAGAAGGGAAATGGGGAAGGTTGCAGGCAGATTTGCAGATAGGATTTACATCACAACCGAAGATCCCCGTACCGAGTCGATCGATGACATCATACAAGAAATAGCAGCAGGTTGCATACAGGAAGGACGAAAAGAAGGGATTGACTTTTTTAAGATCCCTGACCGAGAAAAAGCTATAGAAAAAGCAATTATTTCAGCACATAATGGAGATACGGTTATTACCTGTGGAAAAGCACATGAAACAACCATGTGCTATGGTATTGAAGAGACACCATGGAGTGAATACGATGCTGCCCAAAAAGCCCTCAAAAAGCGAGCATTAATATTGACAGAGAAGAAGGGACAAAAAAAAGAGTAG
- a CDS encoding endonuclease MutS2, with the protein MKNAFDELEFDKVKALIAANCVSPLGQRLVEVLSPLKEKNSVEKKLGELQDAFNYLEQSHHFALSGLEDTELLFDNFGRFEQFTIEELLMFGSNIHIANTLKNDKDISDESFPKLFSIISSIVEMRELEKQYDKIFDSAGEIKDTASPMLSSIRRNKQKAKKRIYSELESILEKKDYENVIQDKVVTFRDERYVIPVREGGVTQLKGIVHGRSKTGASFYVEPLSVMELNNSLNTLTEEEKQEIHRILTELYSMLREKKDGLRHNLSILQKIDFLNACALYCRRINAHMPEIIDDTRLNLKNAQHPLLFETINPKKIIPFSLHIGDEFRGIVISGVNTGGKTVTLKATGLLAIMALSGLMIPVEESQIGMFTSFFTDINDEQSIEDSISTFSSHIQKLNNIFDKADASSLILIDELGTGTDPEEGAAFAQSVMEALIAKKSKVIITTHLNKLKIFASEHPLCENASMRFDQERLQPTYKLDLGFPGNSYALDIAKEYNSPEDIIARARELIDQKSLQLSELLKKTEQQRIHLAQKIYEFDLKNKLLEQRLNSLELKEKNWQKIEKERKKEILNKSEAYLVELQQEFGHEIDELKKQLRSEKNIPHDKVREIKDKITNKKYDIEKKKDLLSGVEYIPLKEIDVGKEVYIKPLKLVGKIQSVGKNSARVLAEGLTYNVKNSDLYEIPEGKKSHEHKEDSDISVHANIDHDIAFELNLMGLTFDEARFELDKYIDKAILLNYPKVRILHGKGTGQLRKKIWEYLRNEKRVKEYNSAPLQEGGDGVTVVFLK; encoded by the coding sequence ATGAAAAACGCTTTTGACGAACTGGAATTTGATAAAGTTAAAGCGTTGATCGCTGCCAATTGTGTGTCTCCTCTAGGACAGCGTCTTGTCGAAGTCCTCTCCCCCCTCAAAGAAAAAAACTCTGTTGAGAAAAAACTCGGGGAATTGCAGGATGCTTTTAATTATCTCGAGCAAAGTCATCATTTTGCATTATCCGGGCTTGAAGATACAGAACTCCTTTTTGATAATTTTGGGAGATTCGAACAATTTACGATAGAAGAACTCCTCATGTTTGGAAGTAATATCCATATTGCAAACACGCTCAAAAACGACAAGGACATTTCGGATGAGTCTTTCCCGAAGCTTTTTTCAATCATTTCTTCTATAGTTGAAATGAGGGAGTTGGAAAAACAGTATGATAAGATTTTTGATTCGGCCGGTGAGATCAAAGACACGGCAAGCCCGATGTTATCATCCATCCGAAGGAATAAGCAGAAAGCAAAGAAGCGAATTTATTCCGAGCTGGAAAGTATTCTTGAGAAAAAGGATTATGAAAATGTGATCCAGGATAAAGTGGTAACCTTTCGTGATGAACGTTATGTAATTCCTGTTCGGGAAGGAGGTGTTACCCAACTCAAGGGCATTGTGCATGGTCGATCAAAAACAGGAGCGTCATTCTATGTGGAACCGCTCTCGGTTATGGAACTTAATAACTCGTTGAACACCCTTACCGAGGAAGAAAAGCAGGAAATCCATAGAATTCTTACCGAACTCTATTCGATGCTTCGAGAAAAGAAGGATGGCCTCCGTCACAATCTTTCAATCCTGCAAAAAATTGATTTTCTTAACGCCTGTGCGCTGTATTGCAGGAGGATCAATGCCCACATGCCGGAAATAATCGATGACACTCGTTTAAATCTTAAAAATGCACAGCATCCGCTTCTTTTTGAAACAATTAATCCAAAAAAGATAATTCCTTTTTCGCTTCATATTGGCGATGAATTCAGGGGAATCGTTATTTCTGGAGTGAATACCGGTGGAAAAACGGTTACGCTGAAAGCAACCGGACTTCTTGCGATCATGGCCCTTTCGGGTTTGATGATACCTGTTGAGGAGTCACAGATAGGAATGTTTACCTCCTTCTTTACGGATATCAACGATGAGCAGTCCATCGAGGATTCTATTAGTACCTTTTCCTCTCATATACAAAAATTGAATAATATTTTTGATAAAGCAGATGCATCCTCGCTCATTCTTATTGATGAACTCGGTACGGGAACCGATCCTGAAGAGGGTGCTGCGTTCGCACAATCTGTTATGGAAGCGCTTATTGCAAAAAAATCAAAAGTAATCATCACTACTCACCTGAATAAACTCAAGATATTTGCCTCCGAACATCCCTTATGTGAAAATGCTTCGATGAGATTTGACCAGGAACGGTTACAGCCAACGTATAAACTCGATCTCGGTTTTCCGGGCAACAGCTATGCCCTCGACATTGCTAAAGAATATAATTCTCCGGAAGACATTATTGCTCGGGCTCGAGAACTTATCGACCAGAAGAGTCTTCAGTTAAGCGAACTTTTGAAAAAGACCGAACAGCAGCGAATTCACCTTGCCCAAAAAATATATGAATTCGACCTCAAGAACAAGCTGCTTGAACAACGACTGAATTCTCTTGAGCTCAAAGAGAAAAACTGGCAAAAGATCGAAAAAGAGAGGAAGAAAGAAATCCTCAATAAATCAGAGGCATACCTTGTAGAACTCCAGCAAGAATTCGGTCATGAAATCGATGAATTAAAAAAGCAACTCCGATCTGAAAAGAATATCCCCCATGACAAAGTTCGTGAAATCAAAGATAAAATTACAAACAAAAAATACGACATCGAAAAAAAGAAAGACCTGCTGTCTGGTGTCGAATATATACCCTTGAAAGAAATCGATGTTGGCAAAGAAGTGTATATCAAGCCCCTCAAGCTTGTTGGGAAAATCCAGTCTGTCGGGAAAAATTCTGCACGCGTCCTCGCTGAAGGACTCACATATAATGTAAAAAACTCCGATCTTTATGAAATTCCCGAAGGGAAAAAATCCCACGAGCATAAAGAAGATTCGGATATATCTGTTCATGCCAACATCGATCATGACATTGCATTCGAGCTCAACCTGATGGGTTTGACCTTTGATGAAGCACGTTTCGAGCTGGATAAATATATCGACAAAGCGATCCTGCTGAATTACCCGAAAGTGCGTATTCTCCACGGAAAAGGAACGGGACAACTACGTAAAAAAATCTGGGAATATCTCAGAAACGAAAAAAGGGTGAAAGAATATAATTCTGCTCCTCTTCAGGAAGGCGGAGATGGGGTGACCGTGGTGTTTTTGAAATAA
- a CDS encoding peptidylprolyl isomerase — MKIFKLILVSIVVTLLLSISSYIFAENNEQTEEEPMKDPIVKMHTNYGDITLKLYNDTPQHRDNFLKLVEECFYDSTLFHRVIAGFMIQGGDPDSKKAGKGARLGAGGPGYTVPAEFRKDLIHKKGALAAARQGDQVNPQKRSSGSQFYIVVGRKWTADEMTIIEQQKGFKYTEEQRKIYMNTGGYPFLDREYTVYGEVIDGLDIIDAISVADTNPADRPLQDIVIESVEIVE; from the coding sequence ATGAAAATCTTCAAATTGATCCTTGTAAGCATTGTTGTAACACTACTTTTATCCATTAGTAGTTATATTTTTGCTGAAAATAATGAACAGACAGAAGAGGAACCCATGAAAGATCCTATAGTGAAAATGCATACGAATTATGGTGATATCACATTAAAGCTGTATAATGATACCCCCCAGCACAGAGATAATTTTCTTAAGCTTGTTGAAGAATGTTTCTATGACAGCACGCTCTTTCACCGGGTAATTGCAGGTTTTATGATACAAGGCGGTGATCCTGATTCAAAAAAAGCAGGAAAGGGTGCTCGTCTTGGTGCTGGCGGTCCTGGTTATACCGTTCCTGCCGAGTTTCGAAAAGACCTTATCCACAAGAAAGGTGCCTTGGCGGCAGCCCGTCAGGGAGATCAGGTAAATCCCCAGAAGCGTTCTTCCGGATCGCAGTTCTATATTGTTGTGGGCAGAAAATGGACTGCCGATGAGATGACCATAATCGAGCAACAAAAGGGATTCAAGTATACAGAGGAACAACGTAAAATCTATATGAATACTGGCGGCTATCCTTTCCTTGATAGAGAATATACGGTTTATGGCGAGGTGATCGATGGGCTCGACATTATCGATGCTATCTCTGTGGCGGATACAAATCCTGCTGACCGACCGCTTCAGGATATTGTTATTGAAAGTGTGGAGATCGTGGAATAG
- a CDS encoding holo-ACP synthase has product MIFGIGTDLVEVERIKNELASHGEKFIEMLFTQSEIIYCTRAENIGIQAQCFAARFAAKEAFLKALGSGLRGGLQWKDVEVVNNELGKPEIRIQKTAKQVCEKAGINKIHVSLSHTKESAIAIIILEKIN; this is encoded by the coding sequence ATGATATTTGGTATTGGCACAGACCTTGTTGAAGTTGAACGAATAAAAAATGAGTTGGCTTCCCACGGCGAAAAATTTATCGAGATGCTCTTTACTCAGAGTGAAATAATCTATTGTACAAGAGCTGAGAATATTGGAATTCAAGCTCAGTGTTTTGCTGCACGTTTTGCAGCAAAAGAAGCATTTCTCAAAGCACTTGGCTCAGGGCTTCGCGGTGGACTGCAATGGAAGGATGTCGAGGTTGTTAATAATGAACTCGGCAAACCGGAAATCAGAATACAGAAAACGGCAAAACAGGTTTGCGAAAAGGCCGGTATAAACAAAATACATGTGTCACTTTCCCACACCAAAGAATCAGCAATAGCAATTATCATTTTAGAAAAAATAAATTGA
- a CDS encoding peptidoglycan bridge formation glycyltransferase FemA/FemB family protein, which translates to MNSKIECRILETEEEFSTWNEFVASTQECPIIQSYEWGKFKRISGWIPIRIAVFDDDKIVGGISIQKRNIPYIGKCLFYAPRGPVIDVTSYYFTVLMNTISEIAKNHNAILLKIDPEIDENDEKSLRVLNEHNFTFAMKQIQPRATFFLDLTQSLDDIMAGCESKTRYNIRLSMKKGVKVRENTSLEGARIFYDIYETTAKRDAFIIHNEEYYKQVIELMAHKGMVKLFLAYYDDIPVAGVYIFAFGEKIWYMYGASSNEYRNVMPNQALHWHVIQWAKEQGYKTYDLWGVPAHPKEGHPLFGVYRFKKGFGGEFKKFIGMHDHVYKPFWYNVMNRGINTYVSIRSLIKKGKISDSLEE; encoded by the coding sequence ATGAATAGCAAGATCGAATGTAGAATTTTGGAAACAGAAGAAGAATTTTCCACATGGAATGAGTTCGTGGCATCGACCCAGGAATGCCCGATAATACAGTCCTATGAATGGGGAAAATTCAAGCGAATATCCGGATGGATACCGATTCGGATTGCTGTTTTTGATGATGACAAGATCGTTGGCGGAATCTCTATTCAGAAGCGGAATATTCCCTATATTGGAAAATGTCTTTTCTATGCACCGCGAGGTCCGGTTATTGATGTAACGAGTTATTATTTTACAGTTTTGATGAATACAATCTCCGAGATCGCAAAAAATCATAATGCTATTCTCTTGAAGATCGATCCTGAGATCGATGAGAATGATGAAAAGTCATTGAGGGTGTTAAACGAGCACAATTTCACTTTTGCCATGAAGCAAATCCAGCCACGGGCAACCTTTTTTCTCGACCTGACACAATCTCTCGATGACATCATGGCCGGTTGCGAGTCGAAAACCAGGTATAATATCCGTCTTTCAATGAAGAAAGGTGTTAAGGTCAGAGAAAATACATCGTTGGAAGGTGCACGAATTTTTTATGATATTTACGAAACAACGGCAAAACGCGATGCTTTTATTATTCATAACGAGGAATACTATAAACAGGTAATAGAGTTAATGGCCCATAAGGGGATGGTGAAATTATTCCTGGCATATTATGACGATATCCCCGTTGCGGGTGTGTATATTTTTGCCTTTGGTGAAAAGATCTGGTATATGTATGGGGCATCTTCGAACGAATATCGCAACGTGATGCCAAACCAGGCGCTGCACTGGCATGTGATACAATGGGCAAAGGAACAGGGATACAAAACCTATGACCTCTGGGGAGTACCAGCTCATCCAAAAGAGGGACATCCGCTCTTTGGGGTGTATCGTTTTAAGAAAGGATTTGGTGGTGAATTCAAGAAATTCATCGGCATGCACGATCATGTGTACAAACCATTCTGGTATAACGTGATGAACCGCGGTATAAATACCTATGTTTCGATTCGCAGCCTGATCAAAAAAGGTAAGATTTCAGACTCATTAGAGGAATAA
- a CDS encoding 30S ribosomal protein S21 has product MTKVVVGKDESFESAFRRFNRKVQRSGVLSDIKKNRYYEKPSDKKRRELKATLRKLKRNSYRYRSR; this is encoded by the coding sequence GTGACGAAAGTGGTCGTTGGCAAAGACGAAAGCTTTGAAAGTGCCTTCCGCCGCTTCAACCGCAAGGTCCAGCGCTCGGGCGTTCTGTCTGACATTAAGAAGAACCGCTATTACGAGAAGCCGAGCGACAAGAAGCGCAGAGAGCTCAAAGCTACTTTACGTAAACTGAAACGTAACAGTTACAGATATCGTTCTCGGTAA